Proteins encoded by one window of Rouxiella chamberiensis:
- a CDS encoding flavin reductase family protein, with the protein MTDSNKADLFRHAMSRFTSAINIITTRDGADPAGLIATSVCSLSAEPPSILVCINKSASAHDMIINSKVFAVNLLAANQKAVAQCFYSAKGAQRFATIKWQFGINGAPILHDSLVALECKVTEAIDGYSHTIFIGEITESILHDDPLASCLLWHQREFASIEMPSR; encoded by the coding sequence ATGACTGATTCGAATAAAGCCGATTTGTTTCGCCACGCCATGTCACGCTTTACCAGTGCCATTAATATTATTACCACGCGTGACGGCGCTGACCCAGCCGGGTTAATTGCTACCTCGGTATGCAGTTTATCCGCCGAGCCGCCTTCCATTCTGGTCTGTATCAATAAAAGTGCATCGGCGCATGACATGATAATAAACAGTAAAGTCTTTGCGGTGAATTTATTGGCAGCCAATCAGAAAGCGGTGGCACAATGCTTTTATTCCGCCAAGGGTGCCCAGCGATTCGCCACCATTAAATGGCAGTTTGGAATAAACGGTGCGCCTATTTTACATGACAGCCTGGTGGCACTCGAATGCAAGGTTACCGAAGCTATCGACGGTTATTCCCACACCATTTTTATCGGTGAAATAACCGAATCGATCCTGCATGACGATCCCCTCGCAAGCTGCCTGTTA